One Setaria viridis chromosome 3, Setaria_viridis_v4.0, whole genome shotgun sequence DNA window includes the following coding sequences:
- the LOC117847114 gene encoding protein NETWORKED 1D — MAMSPSNPMRKYSWWWDSHISPKNSKWLLENLTDMDSKIKVMIKIIDEDADSFARRAEMYYKRRPELMSLLEELYRAYRALAERYDHAAGELRQAHKKMAEAFPDEFQLDFDDDLPTETASTESETDNRDMTPFFLSFIKAGDSKKRAKDDQDHEKLQKEISSLSQENQDLKKKISSVLEKSNKAESEVSSLKAALADQESEKEAAFSQCQQSSDRLQSLKSEILHTQEEFKRLKEEMENGLQNLSTAEERCLLLERANQNLHLELDNLKLASKEKHDELNEKHIELEKLSISIQEEQLKSMQAEMARLSLEKQLAQAQEKLRLLSLEKHGEASKIENIEATKVQLQKELETIREENRKLDDQNHSSASVIIRLQDEIISLKNTQRRLEEEVSRHVEEKRVLQHELSYLKDNKGDLDRKHFSIKEQIQVVNFNVESLQSLAQEVRDGNVELKETIKNHEGVKALYVENLMLLERTLEKNAHLERSLSAATTEIEGLRDKKVALEESCKHLNSKVNGHQSERAMFVARIEGISHTMEKLSEKNVFLENLLSDNNTELEILRRKLKDSEESTHTFRNQNSVLRSEKRTLMREVDSINSALLSLETQYAELEGRCLDLEQDRDKALDEVIKLRELLRLEKERHKEATSSDMTQFSAIQKQISLLLKEVKHKENQLQEEEHKIVEAQTEIFILQRCLGDMAEANSDVVAQLQKQQEVCEVQEEKADFLSQNNQLLTEGIGSVMEVLHLDEKYGSLDLMKIDVVVQLLLHEIKCLLNTISDAQDVKQNQILEKSLVVTLLEHFGREVADLRSERSVLKQEWQAKSDELVKLQSERHDLLKISCELRKEMEARNRKVDELKSEAKFLVRQLTELQESRQSLQAEIIKLIEENTSLSSKVYGSREKEKSFEDDFSTLVGEAVRTDILGVIFRSLHDERTSQLQCLHEDFGSLHAAGNELYQEIKLMNKKLGDLQLENNYLEKELSRTLSICDSSGAEISIGSRRRAMRRDTKLLKSGRKSQESGQNMEQRKEVDNAGLEKSNEMLREELQKLKSELQVLRSKEQPVIDVKSCDAEITKLLANMQLATANASLFKEKVLELIVTCESFEISDMVQKEVLKEEITRRNSYVDELKDKLNAVEIENRRLKVDLNGDFTLLGALQTEVDALEKQTLSLAKDCLPPSMLKEENALSPQLSKIAVRPSEDQNTTKMVKDMELQKLHGTIKALQKVVSDTGVVLEQERLDFNNNLQDARKQIEMLKLKEILDSDASDVNYERMMKDIQLDLVQTPSRRAASHGHHRKKKSVAGQSDDKMLALWSVDRVSSGSRRHDVDLRPPQSEAAENDNKGKKRSSSEPVVTVKDLGVDKQEVLPRPVVTTVATTTMEPQREWKKKVIDRLSSEAQRLRDLRSIVQELRGGVEASSDAELDGVKVQMADAEDAIEELIDANGKLLKKAEEFTSAAAGDDVDLRSRSQRKILERVRKMSEKAGRLELELQRFQHALLRHEEERAARRAAKAAATVQVQRRSRVQLVEYLYGRRRDSRRPKQKTRGPSCCMRAKAIDD; from the exons ATGGCGATGTCGCCGTCCAATCCAATGCGCAAGTACTCTTGGTGGTGGGATAGTCATATATCCCCGAAGAACTCAAAATGGCTCCTAGAAAATCTTACAG ATATGGATAGCAAAATCAAAGTGATGATCAAGATTATCGATGAGGATGCTGACTCATTTGCAAGAAGAGCAGAAATGTATTATAAAAGGCGCCCAGAACTGATGTCTTTGCTTGAGGAGTTATACCGTGCTTATCGAGCTTTAGCTGAAAGATATGATCATGCAGCTGGAGAACTCCGACAGGCCCATAAAAAAATGGCAGAAGCATTTCCTGATGAGTTTCAGTTGGACTTTGATGATGATCTGCCAACAGAAACTGCATCTACTGAATCTGAAACAGACAATCGTGACATGACTCCATTTTTCCTTTCATTCATCAAGGCTGGTGATTCAAAAAAACGTGCTAAAG ATGACCAAGATCATgagaagctgcagaaagagatATCTAGCTTGTCACAGGAAAATCAAGACCTCAAGAAGAAGATTTCATCAGTATTAGAAAAGAGCAATAAGGCTGAATCTGAAGTGAGTTCTCTCAAGGCGGCCCTTGCAGATCAAGAATCAGAGAAGGAAGCTGCATTTTCACAATGCCAGCAATCCAGTGATCGACTACAGAGCCTCAAGTCTGAAATATTGCATACCCAAGAGGAGTTCAAGAGACTTAAAGAGGAGATGGAAAATGGACTACAGAATTTGAGCACCGCAGAGGAAAGGTGCCTTCTCCTTGAGAGAGCTAACCAGAATTTGCATCTGGAGCTAGATAATCTGAAGCTTGCCTCAAAAGAGAAGCATGATGAGCTAAATGAGAAGCACATTGAGTTGGAGAAGCTTAGCATCTCTATACAAGAGGAGCAACTCAAGAGCATGCAAGCAGAAATGGCCCGGCTATCTTTGGAGAAGCAATTGGCACAAGCACAGGAGAAGCTAAGACTTTTGTCTCTTGAAAAGCATGGTGAAGCAAGTAAGATTGAGAACATTGAAGCAACCAAAGTTCAACTTCAAAAGGAATTGGAAACTATTCGAGAAGAGAACCGAAAATTGGATGATCAAAACCATTCCTCTGCCTCTGTGATAATCCGTCTGCAGGATGAGATAATTTCTTTGAAGAATACGCAGCGGCGCCTTGAGGAAGAGGTGTCTCGGCATGTGGAGGAGAAAAGGGTGCTTCAGCATGAGCTTTCATACCTCAAAGATAACAAGGGCGACTTGGATAGGAAGCACTTTTCGATCAAGGAGCAAATCCAAGTGGTGAATTTCAATGTAGAATCACTCCAATCACTTGCACAAGAGGTGAGGGATGGAAATGTTGAGCTAAAAGAGACCATAAAAAATCATGAGGGTGTAAAAGCCTTGTATGTTGAGAATCTAATGCTACTGGAGAGGACGTTGGAGAAAAATGCTCATTTGGAGAGATCCCTTTCAGCTGCAACTACTGAAATTGAAGGATTGCGGGACAAGAAGGTTGCATTGGAAGAATCATGCAAACACCTTAATTCCAAGGTTAATGGCCATCAGTCTGAGAGAGCCATGTTTGTTGCACGGATTGAGGGTATTTCTCATACCATGGAGAAGCTATCAGAGAAAAATGTATTCTTGGAAAATTTGTTGTCTGACAATAATACAGAGCTTGAGATCCTTAGAAGGAAGCTGAAAGATTCAGAGGAATCTACTCATACATTCCGCAACCAGAATTCTGTACTTCGATCTGAAAAGAGAACTCTTATGCGTGAG GTGGATAGCATCAACAGTGCTCTACTCAGTTTGGAAACCCAATATGCAGAGTTAGAAGGGCGATGCTTGGATCTTGAGCAGGACAGAGACAAGGCCCTAGATGAAGTGATCAAACTACGAGAGCTGTTGAGGCtagaaaaggaaaggcacaaAGAAGCCACCAGCTCAGACATGACTCAATTCAGTGCTATACAGAAGCAGATAAGTCTACTGCTAAAAGAAGTTAAGCACAAGGAGAACCAGCTTCAAGAGGAGGAGCACAAGATTGTTGAAGCTCAGACTGAGATTTTTATCTTACAGAGGTGCTTAGGTGACATGGCCGAAGCAAATTCTGATGTTGTGGCTCAATTGCAGAAGCAACAAGAGGTATGCGAGGTTCAAGAGGAGAAAGCTGATTTCTTGTCACAAAACAACCAGCTGCTGACAGAAGGGATTGGTTCTGTGATGGAAGTACTGCATCTGGATGAGAAATATGGATCATTGGATCTAATGAAGATTGATGTAGTTGTGCAGCTCCTCTTACATGAGATCAAGTGCCTGCTGAATACTATTTCTGATGCTCAGGATGTGAAGCAGAACCAGATCCTTGAGAAGTCGCTTGTTGTCACGCTTCTGGAGCACTTTGGGAGAGAGGTAGCTGACCTAAGGTCAGAAAGGAGTGTTCTGAAGCAAGAGTGGCAAGCAAAAAGCGATGAGCTGGTGAAGCTGCAGAGTGAAAGGCATGACCTCCTAAAGATCAGCTGCGAGCTACGGAAGGAGATGGAAGCTCGTAACCGCAAAGTGGATGAGCTGAAATCCGAGGCAAAGTTCTTGGTTAGACAACTCACAGAGCTGCAAGAATCACGACAATCATTGCAAGCAGAGATTATCAAGCTGATAGAAGAGAACACCTCACTGTCTAGCAAAGTTTATGGCTCTAGGGAGAAGGAAAAGTCATTTGAAGATGATTTCAGCACTCTTGTTGGTGAAGCAGTCAGGACAGACATCCTTGGTGTCATTTTTAGAAGCCTTCATGATGAGAGGACATCACAATTGCAGTGTTTGCATGAGGATTTTGGGTCTCTACATGCAGCAGGAAACGAGCTTTATCAGGAAATCAAGCTGATGAACAAGAAGCTTGGAGACCTACAACTCGAGAACAACTATCTTGAGAAGGAACTCAGTAGAACTCTGAGCATCTGTGACAGCTCTGGTGCAGAAATTTCAATTGGATCCAGAAGGCGTGCGATGAGGAGAGATACCAAGCTATTGAAATCCGGCAGGAAAAGCCAAGAGAGTGGACAGAACATGGAACAGCGAAAAGAAGTTGACAATGCTGGCCTTGAGAAATCGAACGAAATGCTAAGGGAGGAGCTCCAGAAGTTGAAAAGTGAACTGCAGGTGCTTAGGAGCAAAGAACAGCCTGTGATTGATGTGAAATCTTGCGACGCGGAGATCACTAAACTGCTGGCCAACATGCAACTGGCCACTGCTAATGCGTCTCTCTTCAAGGAGAAGGTCCTTGAGCTCATTGTGACATGCGAAAGTTTTGAGATCAGTGACATGGTGCAGAAGGAGGTGTTGAAGGAGGAGATCACTCGGAGGAACTCTTATGTGGATGAGCTGAAGGATAAGCTAAATGCCGTGGAGATTGAGAACAGAAGGCTGAAGGTTGATCTGAATGGTGACTTCACACTGCTCGGAGCACTGCAAACTGAAGTTGATGCCCTGGAGAAACAAACCTTGTCGCTGGCCAAGGATTGCTTGCCACCAAGCATGCTCAAGGAG GAGAATGCATTGTCACCTCAACTGTCAAAGATTGCTGTGCGGCCAAGCGAAGATCAAAACACGACGAAGATGGTGAAAGACATGGAGTTGCAGAAACTCCATGGAACCATCAAAGCCCTCCAGAAAGTGGTGTCGGATACAGGGGTTGTTCTGGAGCAAGAGAGGCTCGACTTCAACAACAACCTCCAGGACGCAAGGAAGCAGATCGAGATGCTGAAGCTTAAGGAGATCCTGGACAGTGACGCCAGCGACGTGAACTACGAGCGCATGATGAAGGACATACAGCTGGACCTCGTCCAGACTCCCAGCCGGCGTGCTGCCTCGCACGGCCACCACAGGAAGAAGAAATCGGTTGCAGGGCAGTCCGACGACAAGATGCTCGCGCTGTGGAGCGTGGACCGGGTGAGCAGCGGCAGCCGCAGGCACGACGTGGACCTGCGGCCACCGCAGAGCGAGGCGGCCGAGAACGACAACAAGGGCAAGAAGCGGTCGTCCTCCGAGCCAGTGGTGACCGTGAAGGACCTCGGTGTCGACAAGCAGGAGGTCCTCCCGCGGCCTGTCGTCACCACGGTGGCAACCACCACGATGGAGCCGCAGCGGgagtggaagaagaaggtgatcGACCGGCTGTCCTCGGAGGCACAGCGGCTCCGGGACCTCCGGTCCATTGTCCAGGAGCTGCGCGGCGGTGTGGAGGCGTCGTCGGATGCTGAGCTGGACGGCGTGAAGGTGCAGATGGCCGACGCGGAGGACGCCATCGAGGAGCTGATCGACGCGAACGGGAAGCTCCTGAAGAAAGCTGAGGAGTTCACGTCGGCGGCTGCGGGCGACGACGTGGACCTCCGGAGCCGGAGCCAGCGCAAGATCCTGGAGCGCGTGCGCAAGATGTCGGAGAAGGCCGGGcggctggagctggagctgcagCGGTTCCAGCACGCGCTgctgcggcacgaggaggagcgcgcggcgcggcgggcagcCAAGGCAGCGGCCACCGTGCAGGTGCAGCGGCGGTCGCGCGTGCAGCTGGTGGAGTACCtctacgggcggcggcgcgacagcCGGCGGCCCAAGCAGAAGACCCGCGGGCCGTCCTGCTGCATGAGGGCCAAGGCCATCGACGACTAA